The DNA segment ttacattatttatcatatattttttttcattccttaACTAAGTTTACACACTAACAAagtgttatattatttttgtttttcagactatttagttatatttatgGTAACAACAACTATAAGAAGGAAATGAACATGACAACGCCTGTGATCAGTGAAGTATCAATTAATGGTGGAAATTCCTCAATTGTTGTGAGCTTCTATGTGCCGAAAGTGAACCAAGCAGACCCACCTTTGGCAAATGGTCTCTATGTTCAGAGATGGAAAACTATAGATGTAGCAGTAAGACAATTTGGTGGATTTGTCAAAGATTCTAATATTGGGTTGCAAGTGTCGGCCTTGAACGATAGTCTTACCGGCACTACATGGTCCGCTATTGTTAAGAATAAGTACATTGTGGCACAGTACAATTCCCCTTTTGAATTGTACAATAGAGTGAATGAGATATggtttttttatgaatgataaTGATATGCAAGTGGAATATGCTAGACAAGATTGACTCATCTTGTTATCAACTTAAATCGGTGaattatatcatatataaatgAACAAATTGTTGCAATAATTCATtactatatatacttatatgaaTATGGTGTGATGATAATTCAATAGAAAACTTCTACATCcattgaaattattattaaaattgaattaaaaaattagctcaagaaaaatcaaattttattttccataGTTTAAACGGAGTTTAATCAATATATGATTAACATTGTAACAAGTATCCCGAGAACTTTGTAATTACATTTTGAAGGAAAGGCAAATATTAGCATGACAATGTTTTACATTGAAGTTGTGATTGTGATTAACTGAACTACAAGGAATCACACACATATGCGGTTGAtacaacaatttatatataattgtggCTAACATGACATTGTTTTACAAAGAATCGCACATATATATGTGTGGTCAACACCAATGTTATTAAACTCGTTTTGAACTGCCGGTTCGACTAGTTGAATCAGAAATCGATCACCTGACAATCTTGACAATCTAAGCCTGTAATTGGATCAATTATTCATTTAAACCTGTGAAAATCAGTCGAATGGTTTTTAACAAAATCGATAACCCATAGGTTATTTGTGAATTggttctttatgtttttttgtactGGCATTGTTGCCACACACTTCCTTGTACTTGCTTTTTGTACTGATGTTACTGCAACATGCTTGCCCATACATATTTTCTGCATTATTGCTAGCTAGTAGTTATTGTCATGCCTACtgcaatattaattaaaaatataatactactataataatagtcatacataataaataataaaatacagtGAAAAGACAAATAACAAAAACACGTAGAATCGTTTAAAGCTAAAGCTCAGATGTATACATATAACATGATATatgtatttcaataaaaaaaatgtatatgtttAATATTCTTCAATGAAGATTATATATTCAtaacaattatatcaaataatatatatatatatatatatataatctattattaaatgcacttttattttataacaattatatttataatatataacaatatatattaaacataCTTTATgacaattatattaatatatatattgggTCGAGTTAGTCAATTAGTGACTCACTAGTTCAACCCCAGGCTCAGTGACCCGATAGCGGGATCGAGTCGATGACTAGTCCAAGTCCAATAACATTGGTCAACATAATTGTTAGGGGTATTTTGGAAAGTGCACCAGTCGAACAAATAATACAATGGATAAGTCCAATATAAGTTAGGTTGTGAACTTCTAACTTAGGCTTAAAAAGTTGTACCTGGgagaactaaaataataaacttcaaGTGGATTTGTGAAGTAACAAAAAGATAAAGTGATAAAACAAGAAAGTAGATTTTTTAAGTGGTTTTAAAACAAGAAAGCGCAATTGATAGAGGACTATCCAAGGaggaagagtttgacttggGTAGGCTCAATATGGATGAACCAATTACTTGAGCAAGGAGTATAAGATTTCAAGAAGAGTCTGGCAAGAGACTAAATTCTctcgagaaaagaaaaaatgaagagaaactcataaattttagccaacttttagaatatgatttattttcgtttttaattgtattttgcgcttattttttaacttgtaaTGGGCTGCCACaaccttttattgttattttaaagtcttttatttattagattaaTTATTGGGCCTTGGGCCTAATATAAGGTTAATAGTACGAGTTATAAATAAACTATTAAACACTTTGTTGACAgtttttgatgaaattttagATTTGAAATAGTTAAGAACTCTTGCTTCTTGTGTGAAACCTTAGATTTTTATGAAAGACCTCTGTTTTTTGTGACGAATCATCCTCAACTTATCAATCTTTCAAGATTGTGGCGTTGTTATTTCCATCTCCTTTtctaactttgttttttttttctttccccaATCTTAGAGAGTCACAAATAGGTTCCCCAGTTTGTTGATGCTAAAAATTGGATCTGCAAATTAGGCTTCCATCAATTGGTACCAGagctttgattcttgaaattagATGTTATCTATCCTgtgtgttttctttcttcttgtgTGTTTCTTCCTTTGTTCGttctttcccttttgttttACTCTATATTGTTATTTCTATCTtcctttgttttatttctttgagTCATCTTTCTTTTCTAAACTCTAtctaatatcaatattttttatcttcttttttatatataatatcaaaatttgggcaaaaaaaggaaagaaagaagtaaaaaaaaaaataaagaaattcagttttcaaatttggagccaaaattttgtAACagtctagatttggatctgtcCAATCACATATATGcattcacatttgaattttgcGCCAAAAAAAGTGcaaagataaaaaaggaaagaaaaaaaggctaaacaaaagcaaaaaaaaacaccacAAAAAAAAGTTTTGCATAGAGTCCTTCTAGTTTTTACATACCtatatttcaaaaaagaaattgtGTCTTGTTGGTTATTTACATCTAGTATAGCTCAATTTTTGgacaattatttttcttgattctGGAGCCTTCTAGTTTGTTGTCTTCCTTGACATTCCTTTTGAGTATTCCTTTCATTATTGTTGCCTTTCTTTAAATTCCTTAATTTTGTCTTAGAGTATTTCTATTCTTGGCTTCTTGAGTTGAGTTTTAATTAGTGACATATTTCATATTGAATACTTCTTGATTTTGAGCTTGAAGGTTCTAGCTTAAGAACTGAAGAGGAGCAAGAGTGGTGAAAGGCAAGAGTGGTGAAAGGCAAGAGtgcatattataaaagaaaaaaccttGAAAGAGTGaacttgagtgaaacactaagttTGAGTGGTGAGGTCATATTCTATTTATTACTTGTGCACTAACTTTCCTTTTTGGTATGGCTTCTACAAGTGGAGATACTACTCCACCATCTCCAAAAACCGCAAGGCTCATGGCGGAGATGATTAAACTTGGTGATCAAATAAGAAGAATGAgttatgaaaatgaagaaggaTGGACAGAATGAGAAAGGATAATGAGGAGAGTTTGAGAAGAATACACGGGAGTAGTGAAGCTTTAAGTGTGAGGattgaaaacataaagaaaagaagagaggatAAATCATCTAATTCTTCTCATGGAGAAGATGAGGCATATGAAGAGGATGTGGGAGGAAGGAGGAATGAGAGGTATAGGGAGAGAAGAAATCATAGAAGATATGAAGGTAGGAAAAGAGAGGAATGGATTGACGGAGTGTAGGTGAAGATCCCTACTTTTAAAGGGACTTGAGATCCAAAAATGTATCTTGAGTGAGAGATGAAGGTTGAGCAAGTCTTTGCTTGTTACAACTacaatgaagagaaaaagatcaaatttgcctcACTAGAGTTTGAGGGATATGCTTTAGCATGGTGGAACCAAGTGAGGAGTGATGTTGAGAGGATGAGAAGGCCTTCGATTAATACATGGCAAGACATAAAGATAGTTTTGAGAAAGACATTTGTGTCGTCCTATTATGGGAGAGACCTTCACAACAAGCTTCAAAGACTAACTCAGGGAAATAAGAGTATGGATTAGTATTACAAAGAGATGGAGATTTTCTTAATTAGGGCTCAAATTAAGGTGTTTCAAAAGGCCACCATGGCAAGGtttttgattggtcttaataGGGAGATTCAAGGCATGGTAGAGTTACACCACTATGCCTCTTTGGAGGATCTCATTCATCAACCTATCAAGGTGGAGCAACAATTAAAGAGGAAGCAAATATACAAGAAAAAGGTACTACCCTTGGTAAAAATAATGGAAGGATAAggataaggagacattcaagAAAGAGGGAGGAACTTCATTCAAATCTTATGAAAAAGGTACTAcccttggtaaaaataattctaacccTACTCCCACTTCTTCAAAAATGAGttctattaaatgttttaagtgTTTGGGAACATGCCATATTGCCTCCCAATGTTGATGCAACCCTACCCCCGAagagcattggatagaagactccaagaagattggccAGAGATGtaggagaagaccctagggttctcatgagataaatttaattgaattgggagaagcccaatccaattaaattttggaccatcttaagtgggaggtgagaatttgcttgctacacctcattgcacatcatataatcacactttgtgcatgttcttcatgctttatatGCCTCataacacctaagcacacttagtgaagaatcttggacttgatcttggattagtgggctgaaccataactaaaattcactaatcataattagtgaaattttggctccaccaattcaaaatcatattcaagtgaaatttgaatagaaattcgaatttccctctaattttgtgtgacacttaggctataaatagagggcttttggtgcattttttcaaccttgatcatttgagaaattatagttcaaatttcagacctcatttgagacataaatttcgtgccccttctcttcctctccctccactcatcttttcCCACCTTCAAGCTCTTACCCATGGCTttttatggtggtgagcttgttcttgactcatcttctccttgaagtgacacCTCTAATCACCTTTACTCCTTCTACATTCcattgccattgatcttcaagaagcaaaagattccattgatgaagaagatccaaggcttacaagctccacatggagctacatcatgtggtatcaagagcatcttcatctaggtgacgttcttttgcttcctctatctttttgtttggtcaattcactttaattccttgtttttcatcttcttctccatgtatttcctccattgtcttgtggtttggtgctgtttagagtatatttaaaaaataaaccgattaaatcttagatctacacttgttattgcatttctatggttcaaattttatagatatactcttgaatcatatttttgtgttgattttaggttccatcatttttatcataatcttcttgtgctaaacctttagatctcaattttcttgcaaaatattgattagaaaagaaaacacaaaaatctaagtgtaaatcatttcattcatgttgtcttagagtaatgtttagtcataataattgccATATTATGTTCtcagtttgtgttgaattttaattttgttgattgaattctagatacatttgtccATGTATTCTTTCAATTCTTAGCCTAACATTTCaattttgagtcaaatcttgcatgttaattagtccttaacatgttcatgcaaaattcttagagtctccgattgtgaaccttttcttgaacttttaagTTTCCTTATacttgtgtctattgtgaatttgagtttttgtgattaaattgctagctgaaattttgatcctaagtgaatattgaaatCCTAAAAGTgtggtaaacaagcctagtgagttcaacatacataggaaggttgaaagcaagcctaaggcaatcaatataccatgcttaaaaaagtCGAagtctgaaatcgctggtgctggcagcttgaacatacaaacttgtaaaaattactgggaattggtaactACGAATTCtgaaccttaggatagtaaGTGTTTTGCTGGGAACCTTAAatatggtcatccaaacactcttaggatccgcctagtttacatttcttgcactttaatttcttgcttactttcatagcttattttctttactagtcatgcctagtttatcttgttattacataatactttATTCCtacttatcacgcttatcttgagttcttttgatcCCTAGCGTTTACCTTTTACAAACccctaacaagaaagaaccacaactttggaaccaacatgagtcatcactTAGGtgagggtagaaataaatcaagatgagaggtgtcgcaacctaccattCAGTGGGGGTGGAAAAAGGCCAAAATTGATAAGCCAAagcgttt comes from the Glycine soja cultivar W05 chromosome 6, ASM419377v2, whole genome shotgun sequence genome and includes:
- the LOC114414125 gene encoding heme-binding protein 2-like, whose amino-acid sequence is MAPSSTFQFSILLCLLLISFLGVEGVLPPSCNRYECPTYNIKYVGKNFEIRRYNSPVWISNLAVQDPSLVGATRSGFKRLFSYIYGNNNYKKEMNMTTPVISEVSINGGNSSIVVSFYVPKVNQADPPLANGLYVQRWKTIDVAVRQFGGFVKDSNIGLQVSALNDSLTGTTWSAIVKNKYIVAQYNSPFELYNRVNEIWFFYE